A stretch of the Aegilops tauschii subsp. strangulata cultivar AL8/78 chromosome 4, Aet v6.0, whole genome shotgun sequence genome encodes the following:
- the LOC123493563 gene encoding uncharacterized protein, with protein MRVMPVLSPMHHAPPHPSSSNAEPERMEGSTSLRHLVEYECFFFGWLDDSARHSPPSLDRLVHSVGHSFRISTSSSFIDLYPHDDLFSIDLDLATAASDFDFDLPVVDDAAPSPMLQISASRLLPCDCEPGGGGGSGAQEAGDESVITSRHHSADAPSALWLSALSSPVSHSARSTLVSLSACTSATSKHSRSRSTLCAGRRRAGSSAPWKVLRFVMPLYRKVRAIARRHSSRFTLAASPARGATSSIAYHGRAADTDVHDAIHYSKKSSGSGVQETNHMSAK; from the exons ATGCGTGTCATGCCCGTGCTCAGCCCGATGCATCATGCACCACCACACCCGTCAAGCTCCAACGCTGAGCCTGAGCGCATGGAGGGCAGCACGTCGTTGCGGCACCTCGTCGAGTACGAGTGCTTCTTCTTCGGGTGGCTCGACGACAGCGCACGGCACTCGCCGCCGTCCTTGGACCGCCTCGTCCACAGCGTCGGTCATTCCTTCCGAATCTCAACGTCGTCCTCCTTCATCGACTTGTACCCCCACGACGATCTCTTCTCCATCGACTTAGACTTAGCCACGGCGGCGAGCGACTTCGACTTCGACCTGCCGGTAGTAGACGATGCCGCACCGTCCCCGATGCTGCAGATCAGCGCGagccgcctcctcccctgcgACTGCGAGcccggaggcggcggcggctccggcgcgcAAGAAGCCGGCGACGAGTCGGTGATCACCAGTCGGCATCACAGTGCGGACGCCCCGAGCGCGCTGTGGTTGTCAGCCTTGTCGTCGCCGGTCTCCCACTCGGCGCGGAGCACGCTAGTCTCGCTGAGTGCGTGCACCAGCGCGACGAGCAAGCACTCCAGGTCGCGGTCGACGTTGTGTGCCGGGAGGCGCCGCGCGGGGTCGTCGGCGCCCTGGAAGGTGCTGCGGTTCGTGATGCCACTGTACCGGAAGGTCAGGGCGATCGCGCGGAGGCACAGCAGCAGGTTCACGTTGGCGGCGAGCCCGGCGCGCGGGGCCACGTCGAGCATCGCGTACCACGGCAGGGCCGCCGACACGGACGTCCATGACGCCATCCACTATAGCAAGAAGTCCAGC GGATCAGGTGTGCAGGAGACTAATCACATGTCAGCCAAATGA